In the genome of Raphanus sativus cultivar WK10039 chromosome 9, ASM80110v3, whole genome shotgun sequence, the window tttgaccatcatcttatgttagtgctcgatgaaaatatacaataaaaccagattttcatattttttgaaatttttccaaaatccgtggatGAACCCCCCTTCCAAAATAATGAGTtctcggtaaatgctctatatagtGAAGTTtgtactcttcactttagtttaaaaatttcaaaccacatgcTACATTTGAactaatgtattctaaaatatctttcatggtatacaggaatcattcttattttttaatatttagtttactaaaattttcatatactgcctagactaatggaattagcattgtaaaatcttcattatctagagaaaatgagacaacagaggttttaaactctttaacaatcatcttatgttagtggtCGATGAagctatacactaaaaccagattttttattttttgaaatttttccaaaatccgtgggttaaccacttctaaaataatgagtttcgggtaaatgctctatatactgaagtttgtTTTCTTCACTTTagattaaaaatttcaaaccacattctacatttttttaatgtattctaaactatctttcatggtatacttgaatcattctaattttttaatatttagttttttaaaatttcatatactacctagattagtggaattgacattataaaatcttcattatctagagaaacggagacaacagaggttctaaaatTGTTGACCATCAATTATGTTTACTGCTCGGTGAAGatataaactaaaaccagattttcatatttttgaaattttttcaaaatctgtgaattaacctcttctaaaataatgagttttcggtaaatgctctatatactgaagtttatactcttcattttagtttaaaaactttcaaaccacattctacatttgaattaattttattctaaactatcttcatgatatatatgaatcattctaattttttaatatttagtttactaaaatttcatatactacttagattagtggaattaacattataaaatcttcattatctagagaaaaggagacaacagaggttctaaactctttgacaatcatcttatgttagttttcgatgaaactatacactaaaacaagatttttcatatttttgaaatttccaaaatccatcggttaaccccttctaaaatattaagttttcggtaaatactctatatactgaagtttatactcttctaaaataatgagttttcaggaaaatgctctatatactaaagtttatactcttcaatttaatttaaaaatttcaaaccacattctaaatttgaatttatgtattctaaactatctttcatggtttacaggaatcattctaattttttaatatttagtttaataatatttcatatactgcttagattagtggaattagcattataaaatcttcattatctagagaaaaggGAGAAACCAGAGGTTCTAACCACTTTaatcatcatcttatgttactgcacaatgaaactatacactaaaaccagattttcatatttttgaaaattttccaaaatccgtgggttaactaaccgcttctaaaataatgagttttcggtaaatgctctatataatgaagtttgtactcttcactttaatttaaaaattcaaaccacattctacattttatttaatgtattctaaactatctctcATGGTATACAtgaaatcattctaatttttttaatattcagtttattaaaatttcatatactacctagattagtgaaTTGACATtattaaatcttcattatctagagaaacggagacaacagaggttcttaAACTCGTTGACCATCATATTTGTTtactgctcgatgaaactataaactaaaaccagattttcatatttttgaaaattttccaaaatctgtgggttaacctcttctaaataatgaattttcggtaaatgctctatatattgaagttgtatactcttcactttagttaatAAAATTTNNNNNNNNNNNNNNNNNNNNNNNNNNNNNNNNNNNNNNNNNNNNNNNNNNNNNNNNNNNNNNNNNNNNNNNNNNNNNNNNNNNNNNNNNNNNNNNNNNNNGTATacaggaatcattctaattttttagtatttagtttactaaaattgcatacactgcctagattagtggaattagcattataaatcttcattatctagagaaaaggagacaacagaggttttaaactctttgaccatcatcttatgttagttctcgatggaactatacactaaaaccagattttcatgtttttgaatttttttcaaaatccgtggtttaaaacccttctaaaataatgagttttcggtaaatactctatatattgaagtttgtactcttcactttagtttaaaaatttcgaaccacattctacatttgcaTTAATGTATTCtcaactatctttcatggtatacatgaatcattctaattttttaatatttagtttactaaaaattttatatactgcctaattagtggaattagcattataaaattttcattttctaaagaAGAGGAGACAGCAGAAGTTTTAAACTCTCTGACCATCAttttatgttagtgctcgatgaaaatatacactaaaaccagattttcatatttttggaattttttcaaaaattcgtgggttaacccccttctaaaataatgagttttcggtaatgctctatatactgaagtttgtactcttcactttagtttaaaaatttcaaaccacattctatattttaattaatttattctgAACTTTATTTCATGGTATacaggaatcattctaatttttcaatatttagttactaaaatttcatatactgcctagattagtgtaattagcattataaaatcttcattatcaagagaaaaagagacaacagaggttctaaactctttgaaaatcatcttatgttagtgctcaatgaaactatacagtaaaaccagattttcatatttttgaaatttttccaaaatccgtgggttaaccccttctaagataatgagttttcggtaaatgctctatatactgaagtttatactcttcactttaatttaaaaatctcaaaccaaattctacatttgaattaatgtattttaaactatctttcatggtatacatgaatcattctaattttttagtatttagtttacttaaatttcatatactgctaagattagtggaattagcattataaaatctgcattatctagagaaaaggAGACatcagaggttctaaactctttgaccatcatcttatgttagttctcgatggaactatacactaaaaccagattttcatatttttgaatttttttaaaaaatctgtgggttaaacccttctaaaataattagttttcggtaaatactctatatactgaagtttgtactcttcactttaatttaaaaatttcaaaccaaattctacatttgaattaatgtattttaactatctttcatggtatacatgaatcattctaattttttaatatttagtttactaaaatttcatattctgccgagattagtggaattagtaTTATGAAATCTTAATTATCTAGAGAAaaggagacaacagaggttctaaactctttgacaatcatcttgtgttagtgctcgatgaaaaaNNNNNNNNNNNNNNNNNNNNNNNNNNNNNNNNNNNNNNNNNNNNNNNNNNNNNNNNNNNNNNNNNNNNNNNNNNNNNNNNNNNNNNNNNNNNNNNNNNNNATActctaaaaccagattttcatagttttgaagtttttccaaaatcagtgggttaacctcttctaagataatgagttttcggtaaatgttctaatactgaagtttatacttttcactgtagtttaaaaatttcaaaccacattctacatttggattaatgtattataaactatctttcatggtatacaagaatcattctatttttttaatatttagtttactaaaatttcatatactgcctagattagtggaattagcattataaaatcttcattatctagagaacagaggttctaaactctttgaccatcatcttaggttagtgttcgatgaaactatacactaaaaccagattttcatatttttgaaattttcccaaaatccgtgggttaacccttctaaaataatgagttttcggtaaatgctctatatactgaagtttatactcttcattttagtttaaaattttcaaaccacattctacttttaaattaatgtattttaaactatctttcatggtatacaaaaatcattctaattttttaatatgtagttttctataatttcatatactgcctagattagtggaataatcattataaaatgttcattatctagagaaaatgagataacagaggttctaaactctttgaacatcatcttaggttagtgttcgatgaaactatacactaaaaccagattttcatatttttgaaatttttccaaaatatgtgggttaacccttctaaaataatgagttttcggtaaatactatatatactgaagtttgtactctttactttagtttaaaaatttcaaaccacattgtacaattgaattaatgtattctaaactatttttcatggtatataggaatcattataattttttaatatttagtttactaaaattttatatacttcctagattagtgaaattagcattataaatcttcattatctagagaaaagaagagaacagagcttctaaactctttgaccatcatcttaagTTAGTGGTCAATAAAACTAtgcactaaaaccagattttcatatttttgaaatttttccaaaattcgTGGGTTAAACCCTTTTAAGATTATGAGTTTTTgataaatgctctatatattgaagtttatactcttcactttagtttaaaaatttcaaaccacattctacatttgaattaatacattctaaactatctttcatggtatataggaatcattctaatttttaaataattagtttactaaaatttgatatacttcctagattagtggaattagcattataaaatcttcattatctagagaaaaggagacaacagatgttctaaactctttgacaatcatcttatattagtgctcgatgaaactatacactaaaaccaaattttcatatttttgagtttttttccaaaatccgtgggttgaGCCCTTCTAtgataatgagtttttggtaaatgctctatatactgaagtttatattcttcactttagtttaacaattcaaaccacattctacatttgaattaatttattctaaactatttttcatagCATacaggaatcattctaattttttaatatttaatttactaaaatttcatatactgcctagattagtgggattagcattataaaatcttcattatatagagaaaatgagacaacagaggttctaaactctttgaccatcatcttatgttagtgctcgatgaaacatATATTAACGCCACTAAAAGAGTTAGTTGATGGGCATTAAAGCCTCACCTGCATCAAACCCCTATTTTGCTAAAGCATCAGAAACAGAATTCTTTTCTCTAGGAATCCAAAGAAACacaataattatgttttaataatattgatagatgTCTTACAAAAATTATGACATGACATTAACTTAAAAGTTAATAGTATATACaattataaacaattttttgatatatacagttttaataatatatacatttttcttataaacaattatatttttgggtAGATGTTTTAAATACTGCAATAACTATTAATTGATATATCATTACAAATGTAAAtcttctatataaatatttatttttgacaaaattatgaaaatatattagtaactCATATATCactattatatacacatatattttttattacactAATAAAAATAAGCTAAATATAACTACAAATACAGTTTTCACATCAACttgtatattatatttttataaatacatacatcttaccaaaattaattttaagtatgcataacaaatacaaaactaaatcaacattaatcaaatattttctgatagttaaatgattaataaCCAAAGGAACCAGAAAAGCTACACCAGATATGAAGACATGATGTTCCAACTAATCTTCATATGGCTAGGCATTGAAGCTACAAACCGCAAGAGATCCGGCTTGCTGGTGATCCCTGGACGAAGAAGCGGATCCGCTGCTTCCTTTTGGTTCAAGACGTGGAGAAACTTGGCAATGTTCGGAAGCACCATTTCCCGGCAATGCAGATGCAACAAAGGAACTTTCGACAAGACGCTTCCCTTTTGGATATCAAGACCTTCTGGTCTGCGCAGTTTATACTGTTTCCCAGTGGTTGGTTCGATATCAACCTGAGGCATCTGTTTCCATCTCTTGTGGATGAACCAACCGTACTTATAGTCGCCTACTATCGGAGTGCCGAGAGCTTCGGCACAGTGTACACGTAGCTGTTTGAAGAAAAAGGTTAAGAGGGagaaacaaacacacaaaatgGTTCACAAGAGGATAGCAGAAGTAGTACCTGATGCTTTCTGCTAGTGATAGGACGAAGTTCTAACCATGAACATCCGTTGATCATTGGTCCTAACACTCTATATTTTGTTATTGCTTCTTGTGAAGCTTCAAAGCCTGAACCTTGAGCCAAAACCACCCTGTCTGTTTTTCCATCATCAAGTAGCACCTAAACACATGTTTTTTTTCCGAATCATTTTCTTTAGATCCAAGCATCAGAAGCATAATTAATGAGAGAGATAACCTTTGAAAGAGGAGCTGAGATTACTCCTTCCTTGTCTTTTGGAGAACCAATCACCAGTACCCAATATCGCTGATACATTGCTTCACATGCTTTGTTCCAAGCCTATGTATTAACGATTCACTTAACAATATTATGCTCAACTTTTCTTTTGCTTAGGAGGCCGTAGTGTGTTGTTAGTGTACGTACCTTACACCTTGAGTTTCTCCCTTTGAAATCACTGAACACGGAGTGAAGATGATCTATGCTTTCTTTGGTTCGACCCATTACTAAGAGACCACTAGTTTCCCTATCAAGACGATGCACCTGACCACAGAAGAAAACTCAAATAAGatttccaaaaaagaaaaaaaaaaagaacttgtcCAAGTAAACAACGGTGAATATGAGAGTTTTACCAATCTAGGACCTTCATCGTTACCATAAGACAAAGCTGCAGCTGCAAGCGCATCCATGCTGTTATGTATAGGCACATTCCCCTGAAAACAAACAATGATATAAAATGATTTGATTAATCAACGGAGATAATGTAACTCTATTACCTTCACAGGAAGCTTAGGTGGTTTATTAAGAACTATAATAGCAGAGTCCTGCATTACAGAAAAAcaaaaggttaaaaaaaaaaaaaaacgaaccaaTCTCTGTCAGGGATACAAAGGTTCTTCCACTCACCTTGAAGCGGACAAGCCTTTGAAGATAAGCGATTTCGTCAGCGTTGGGATACAAGGTTCCACTTGGTATAGTGTCATACCTCTTAGAGATTCTAGTCTCAGCGATAGAAACAGGCAACCAGAGC includes:
- the LOC108827305 gene encoding RNA pseudouridine synthase 3, mitochondrial, producing MWKTKMMRASFYQAYRRYSRVAPPQPEVIRVTNNIAHLGPPKTGPLPRQLMSLPPFPGHPLPGKNAVNGADGDVVGGHVTAISWVKYYFEEVHDKTIQSHFTKGLVEMECGGRRDASREKEDGVRAMRKVKHNEVMQVGDKLWLPVSIAETRISKRYDTIPSGTLYPNADEIAYLQRLVRFKDSAIIVLNKPPKLPVKGNVPIHNSMDALAAAALSYGNDEGPRLVHRLDRETSGLLVMGRTKESIDHLHSVFSDFKGRNSRCKAWNKACEAMYQRYWVLVIGSPKDKEGVISAPLSKVLLDDGKTDRVVLAQGSGFEASQEAITKYRVLGPMINGCSWLELRPITSRKHQLRVHCAEALGTPIVGDYKYGWFIHKRWKQMPQVDIEPTTGKQYKLRRPEGLDIQKGSVLSKVPLLHLHCREMVLPNIAKFLHVLNQKEAADPLLRPGITSKPDLLRFVASMPSHMKISWNIMSSYLV